From Azospirillum brasilense:
CATCGTGCCAGACTCCCGTTCGCCGTTGACCGCCGCCCATCCGGACGGCCCTTTTGCAACAGGACGGCGCCGGGCTGCGTTCCCCTTTCGGCGCATCGCCAGAGTGTCCGCACAATCTGGCACGCGGATTGCTGCGCTGCACACAGTCATCCACGCAGCCTTGGCCCCGGTCCCCCTTCGGACCGGGGCTTCTTTTTTCCGGGAGGGCAGTTAAGCCGCGCTGACCCAGTGGCGGATCGGGCTGCGCGACAAGGCGGAGTTGCTGTAGGCCGCCCGGTGCGTGATCTCCGCCCCCACCCAATCGGGAAGCGGAACGACTTGGTCGGGATGGGACAGTTCGACCTCGGCGATCACCAGACCGGCGTTCTCGCCGCCGAACACGTCGACTTCCCAGCAGAGACCATGGTGATGGATGAGGTGGCGGGTCTTCTCGATCAGGCCGCCACGGCAACTGTGACGCAGCAGACCCAGGGCGAGGTCGAGGGGGAGTTGGTGTTCGACCTCCTCGCGACACAGGCCGCGACGGGGGCCTTTGACGGTCAGCGTGGCGTCCGGCCCGGCCACCCGGACCCGCACCGTGCGGCCATCGTCAGAAGGCAGATAGCCCTGGACGATGGACAGGCCGTTTCGGCACAGGGGACGGATGTCCCTCCGCACCAGAAAGCGCCGTTCGATCTCAACCGCCATGATATCCGCCTTTCGGCATATCGGACACCGCTGAGGATAATCGTCCGCCACGCTG
This genomic window contains:
- a CDS encoding CYTH domain-containing protein; protein product: MAVEIERRFLVRRDIRPLCRNGLSIVQGYLPSDDGRTVRVRVAGPDATLTVKGPRRGLCREEVEHQLPLDLALGLLRHSCRGGLIEKTRHLIHHHGLCWEVDVFGGENAGLVIAEVELSHPDQVVPLPDWVGAEITHRAAYSNSALSRSPIRHWVSAA